From the genome of Gracilibacillus salitolerans, one region includes:
- a CDS encoding S8 family peptidase, with product MFGYSMIQTVRNHAKQLDRPLRNELVNLYRPFKYTPCFLHRLFEKRLKRKKKLSVIVQFHPEAYESGCYQIGQITKKHRKNKLYHYYSRISCCSADMTPDSIDEMLANCKHVKKVYKNKEIHALLDVAVESANAKEVVRNNTTLTGEGTKIAIVDTGIYPHQDLSGRITDFVDFINGRSEPYDDNGHGTHCAGDVAGNGSASSGKYMGPAPEANVAGVKVLNNVGSGSLDTIMQGVEWCIQYNEDNPDSPIDIMSMSLGTEPQDYGEEDQDPLVQIVEEAWRNGITVCVAAGNSGPDPQTISSPALSDRVITVGALDDRDTADTRSDDDVASFSSRGPTIYGEVKPDILAPGVDIISLRSPNSYIDKLQKSNRVEEYYFTMSGTSMATPICAGVVSLMKQHNPELTPDEIKELLKNGADLWKDRDNNIYGAGYINAENSIPQ from the coding sequence TTGTTTGGATATTCCATGATTCAGACGGTGCGTAACCATGCAAAGCAATTAGATCGACCTTTACGTAATGAGTTAGTTAATTTATATCGTCCTTTTAAATATACACCGTGCTTTTTGCATCGATTATTTGAGAAAAGGTTAAAGCGTAAGAAAAAGCTATCTGTTATTGTTCAGTTTCATCCAGAGGCTTATGAATCCGGGTGTTATCAAATAGGGCAGATTACTAAAAAACATCGAAAAAATAAACTATACCATTATTATTCGAGAATTTCCTGTTGTTCAGCTGATATGACTCCTGACAGCATAGATGAGATGCTAGCAAATTGTAAGCATGTCAAGAAGGTCTATAAGAATAAAGAGATCCATGCATTATTAGATGTTGCAGTTGAATCAGCTAACGCCAAAGAAGTGGTTCGAAATAATACGACGTTAACAGGAGAAGGTACCAAAATTGCAATTGTTGATACAGGTATATATCCTCATCAGGATTTATCGGGAAGAATCACCGATTTTGTGGATTTTATTAATGGCCGGTCTGAACCTTATGATGATAACGGCCACGGAACGCATTGCGCTGGAGATGTAGCCGGAAATGGATCTGCTTCTTCTGGAAAGTACATGGGACCGGCTCCTGAAGCAAACGTGGCAGGTGTAAAAGTATTAAATAACGTTGGTTCAGGTTCCTTAGATACGATCATGCAAGGTGTTGAATGGTGTATCCAATATAATGAAGATAATCCAGATAGTCCGATTGATATTATGAGTATGTCTCTTGGAACGGAGCCACAGGATTATGGAGAAGAAGATCAGGATCCGTTGGTTCAAATCGTAGAGGAAGCCTGGAGGAATGGAATTACTGTCTGTGTTGCAGCTGGTAATAGTGGACCAGACCCGCAAACCATTTCAAGTCCAGCTCTCAGTGATCGAGTCATTACCGTGGGAGCATTAGATGATCGTGACACAGCAGATACTCGTAGTGACGATGACGTAGCAAGCTTTTCCAGTAGAGGACCAACGATTTATGGTGAAGTAAAACCAGATATTCTTGCACCTGGAGTTGATATTATATCCTTGCGTTCACCAAATTCTTATATCGATAAACTGCAAAAGTCCAATCGTGTGGAAGAATATTACTTTACCATGTCGGGTACATCGATGGCGACACCTATTTGTGCTGGGGTAGTTAGTTTGATGAAACAGCATAATCCTGAGTTAACTCCTGACGAGATAAAAGAATTATTGAAAAACGGAGCGGATTTATGGAAAGACCGAGATAATAACATCTATGGTGCTGGTTATATTAACGCAGAAAACTCTATCCCACAATAG
- a CDS encoding glycoside hydrolase family 2 TIM barrel-domain containing protein: protein MNNTRIVRNLNQNWKFHRGDEPHAWYKGHDDANWRDITLPHDWSIEEPFSKEHSSGTGYVAGGIGWYRKKFMLSPELKGKRVYITFEGIYNHSQVWCNSYYIGKRPYGYSTFTYDITDFVSSERTNVISVKVNHKDVADSRWYTGSGIYRDVYLTITDPIHIDQYGVFVTTPEVSAEKATVAVNIQLNNETSKHENIQIKNTLFDQNGNTINTSSETKDIPGETSLNLEQTIHVIEPNLWSPDHPYLYTVVTEITRNNQVIDNVTTMTGIRSFSFDPQKGFFLNNENMKIKGVCVHHDAGGLGAAVPQKVWVRRLKALKEMGCNAIRMSHNPPAPNLLDLCDSMGFLVMDEAFDEWEGVKNKWSTGHNVYPPKHYGYYEDFPQWAEIDLKEMVLRDRNHPSIILWSIGNEIDYPNDPYCHPYFEAMTGNNDANKPAAERVYDPDKPNAERLTTIAKRLVKYVKECDQTRPVTSALAFPELSNLTGYAQALDVVGYNYKEHLYQDDLNKYSDHVIYGSENSPSLDNWLKVRDNEAISAQFIWTGIDYLGEAKGWPVRAAQAGFLDLAGNKKASYYYRQSLWSNQPMAFLAVKRKDDPESDRNPRWKGDPHWNWNDGEQLEVFCYTNCQEAELFLNDTSLKMKKKNDDSYIHWNVAFQQGVLKVVAKDHDGKQHVHQLVTASDPKKLDIDIDYPELKPDGQDITHLEMQITDKNGNPVYHADNRIELLIDGPGEIIGMENGNAQDIQTYNANHRKAYHGKLVAFVRSKAEEGTINVTMKSEGLDTAQISIPVKI, encoded by the coding sequence ATGAATAACACTAGAATCGTTCGTAACCTGAATCAAAATTGGAAATTTCACAGAGGAGATGAGCCACATGCATGGTATAAAGGACATGACGATGCCAATTGGAGAGATATCACCCTGCCTCATGATTGGTCTATAGAAGAACCTTTTTCGAAGGAACACTCAAGTGGAACCGGTTATGTAGCTGGTGGTATCGGATGGTATAGAAAAAAGTTTATGCTTTCCCCTGAATTGAAAGGAAAGCGAGTATATATTACCTTTGAAGGCATTTATAATCATTCTCAAGTCTGGTGCAATAGCTATTACATTGGAAAAAGACCGTATGGATATAGCACGTTTACATATGACATCACAGATTTTGTTTCTTCTGAAAGAACCAATGTTATATCTGTAAAGGTGAACCATAAAGATGTTGCTGATTCCAGATGGTATACAGGTTCCGGTATTTATCGAGATGTCTACCTTACGATTACGGATCCCATTCATATAGATCAATACGGCGTATTCGTGACAACTCCAGAAGTATCAGCTGAAAAGGCAACCGTAGCAGTTAACATCCAATTAAATAATGAGACTAGTAAGCATGAAAATATTCAAATAAAAAATACACTCTTTGACCAGAATGGAAATACTATCAACACTTCTTCTGAGACAAAAGATATCCCAGGAGAAACCAGTTTAAATCTGGAGCAAACAATCCATGTGATAGAACCTAATTTATGGTCACCTGATCATCCTTATCTCTACACTGTCGTAACTGAAATTACCCGAAACAATCAGGTTATTGATAATGTAACAACGATGACCGGTATTCGCTCCTTTTCATTTGATCCGCAAAAGGGCTTTTTCCTAAACAACGAAAATATGAAAATCAAAGGTGTTTGCGTGCACCATGATGCAGGCGGATTAGGAGCAGCCGTCCCTCAAAAGGTGTGGGTTCGTAGACTTAAAGCCTTAAAAGAGATGGGTTGTAATGCGATACGAATGAGTCACAATCCACCAGCACCAAACTTACTCGATTTATGTGACAGTATGGGCTTTCTCGTAATGGATGAAGCATTTGATGAATGGGAAGGTGTGAAAAACAAATGGTCTACTGGACATAATGTCTATCCACCTAAACATTATGGTTACTATGAAGATTTTCCACAATGGGCAGAAATTGATTTGAAGGAAATGGTTTTAAGAGACAGAAACCATCCATCTATCATTTTATGGAGTATCGGAAATGAAATAGATTATCCAAACGATCCCTATTGCCATCCTTATTTCGAAGCCATGACAGGCAATAACGATGCGAATAAACCCGCTGCTGAGAGAGTCTATGACCCTGATAAACCAAATGCAGAAAGACTGACCACTATTGCAAAACGACTAGTTAAATATGTAAAGGAATGTGATCAAACGAGACCTGTTACATCCGCTTTGGCATTTCCTGAACTGTCGAATTTAACTGGATACGCCCAGGCTTTAGATGTAGTCGGCTATAATTATAAAGAACATCTGTATCAAGATGATCTCAATAAATATTCGGACCATGTAATCTATGGAAGTGAAAACAGCCCAAGTTTGGATAATTGGTTAAAAGTCAGGGACAATGAAGCAATCAGTGCTCAATTTATCTGGACCGGTATCGATTATTTAGGAGAGGCAAAAGGATGGCCTGTAAGAGCCGCTCAAGCCGGGTTCTTAGACCTTGCTGGCAACAAAAAAGCCAGCTACTATTATCGTCAAAGTCTCTGGAGTAATCAACCAATGGCATTCCTGGCAGTAAAGCGGAAAGACGACCCAGAATCAGACCGGAATCCCCGATGGAAAGGTGATCCTCATTGGAATTGGAATGATGGAGAGCAACTGGAGGTCTTTTGTTATACCAATTGTCAAGAAGCAGAATTATTTCTTAATGATACATCCTTAAAAATGAAAAAAAAGAACGATGATAGCTATATTCACTGGAATGTAGCTTTTCAACAAGGTGTATTAAAAGTAGTCGCCAAAGATCATGATGGTAAGCAACATGTACATCAACTTGTTACTGCTTCAGATCCTAAGAAACTTGATATTGATATAGACTATCCAGAATTGAAACCGGATGGTCAGGATATAACACACTTGGAAATGCAAATCACGGACAAGAACGGAAATCCTGTTTATCACGCAGATAACCGAATTGAGCTATTGATTGATGGGCCGGGAGAAATTATCGGCATGGAAAATGGGAATGCGCAAGATATTCAAACATATAATGCTAATCATAGAAAAGCGTACCATGGCAAACTAGTTGCTTTTGTTCGTTCTAAAGCAGAAGAAGGAACGATTAATGTAACCATGAAGTCAGAAGGATTAGATACAGCTCAAATCTCCATCCCTGTTAAAATCTAA
- a CDS encoding NAD(P)-dependent oxidoreductase, whose product MKITVFGASGRTGLLFLEKALKEGHEVVAYTRSPEKIPIKHGRLRVLKGTVTDQKMIEQAVVGTDAVVELMGAVNIGTENIISGMKKHHIRRIVAASAISVDDSHDKFNFKRLLLIGFVKMFIPKHVKEVRKAAQFIRASNLDWTLVRIPVLNNKPGSSPIRSGYYGNGAVGTSLSRTELATFIYHELVEGHYIHKAPAISS is encoded by the coding sequence ATGAAAATTACCGTTTTCGGTGCATCAGGTAGGACAGGGCTCTTATTTCTAGAAAAGGCACTCAAAGAAGGGCATGAGGTGGTTGCATATACTCGAAGTCCTGAAAAAATCCCCATCAAACATGGCAGATTACGGGTATTAAAGGGTACGGTAACGGATCAGAAGATGATAGAACAAGCTGTTGTTGGTACGGATGCAGTAGTTGAATTGATGGGGGCAGTTAATATTGGTACGGAGAACATCATTTCTGGCATGAAAAAACATCATATTCGGAGAATTGTAGCAGCATCAGCAATAAGTGTTGACGATTCACACGACAAATTCAATTTCAAACGATTGTTATTAATCGGTTTTGTAAAAATGTTCATACCTAAACATGTAAAAGAAGTTAGAAAAGCTGCTCAATTCATACGCGCATCTAATCTTGACTGGACGCTTGTGAGAATTCCAGTACTTAATAATAAGCCTGGATCAAGTCCCATTCGATCCGGCTACTATGGGAATGGCGCTGTAGGAACAAGTCTCTCTCGAACAGAACTAGCAACTTTCATTTACCATGAGTTGGTAGAAGGACATTATATTCATAAGGCTCCTGCTATAAGCAGTTAA
- a CDS encoding TetR/AcrR family transcriptional regulator yields MNTYVNPNDPRVKRTRKFLQHAFLELLDEKDFQAITIQDITERAEVNRSTFYHHFQDKYELLDLTIGSMFSDILSKWIPEDKEMSKQTLVRNLMLAVCQWQVETGKHINRKMSLSATIEKTTIQHLYTIIVSCLKQTELKTVKDQRKTEVTATMISWSIYGIVFQWVSNQETESAEELVDLTLPFILACLYST; encoded by the coding sequence ATGAATACTTACGTTAATCCGAACGATCCACGTGTGAAACGCACACGCAAATTTTTACAACATGCTTTTTTAGAATTACTTGATGAGAAGGACTTTCAGGCCATTACAATTCAAGATATCACAGAGCGTGCAGAAGTAAACCGATCCACATTCTATCACCACTTCCAAGACAAATATGAATTGCTTGATCTCACGATTGGTAGCATGTTTTCAGATATTCTTTCGAAATGGATTCCAGAGGATAAAGAGATGAGTAAACAAACATTGGTACGAAACTTGATGTTGGCTGTATGTCAGTGGCAAGTTGAAACTGGAAAACACATTAATCGTAAAATGTCGTTATCAGCAACTATAGAAAAAACTACAATACAACACTTGTATACCATTATTGTTTCTTGTTTGAAACAGACAGAACTAAAAACTGTAAAAGATCAACGAAAAACGGAAGTTACAGCGACAATGATTAGTTGGTCAATATATGGAATTGTTTTTCAGTGGGTTAGTAATCAAGAAACAGAATCCGCCGAAGAATTAGTCGATCTTACTCTACCGTTTATTTTGGCATGTCTATACTCAACTTGA
- the garR gene encoding 2-hydroxy-3-oxopropionate reductase, with product MERVGFIGLGIMGKPMAKNIMKSGYDLVVYNRSQTSVQELIKEGAEAAQSPKEVAQKVDVLVTMLPDSPDVKKVLLGVDGAIEGLSKGKMVIDMSSISPIVARELDVTLQDKGIRMMDAPVSGGESGAIEGTLAIMVGANESDYELYRKLLLAMGKSVHRVGDVGSGNVAKLVNQSIVALNIAAISEAFLLGAKSGVDPRSIYEAISGGLAGSNALNAKFPMMTDNNFMAGFTLELHKKDLDNVLKNAQSLNVEMPLTSMVTEFVEDLIKSGEAKSDHSALLKYFENLSSSKLIR from the coding sequence ATGGAACGTGTTGGCTTTATTGGTCTAGGTATTATGGGAAAACCAATGGCTAAAAATATAATGAAAAGTGGATATGACTTAGTTGTATATAATAGAAGTCAGACGTCAGTTCAGGAATTGATTAAAGAAGGAGCGGAAGCAGCACAATCACCCAAAGAGGTAGCTCAAAAGGTAGATGTGTTAGTAACCATGCTACCGGATTCTCCTGACGTGAAGAAAGTACTTTTAGGGGTAGATGGTGCCATAGAGGGATTGTCAAAAGGAAAAATGGTGATTGATATGAGCTCTATTTCTCCGATTGTAGCGAGGGAATTAGATGTAACACTTCAAGACAAAGGGATTAGAATGATGGACGCACCAGTAAGCGGAGGGGAGTCAGGAGCAATAGAAGGTACCCTAGCTATTATGGTTGGAGCTAATGAGAGTGATTATGAGCTATACCGCAAGCTACTATTGGCTATGGGGAAAAGTGTACATCGAGTTGGAGATGTAGGTAGCGGAAATGTTGCCAAGTTAGTCAATCAATCGATTGTTGCATTGAATATCGCAGCTATCTCTGAAGCCTTTTTATTAGGTGCAAAGAGTGGGGTGGACCCTCGAAGTATATATGAGGCAATCAGTGGAGGTTTAGCAGGGAGTAATGCTTTAAACGCAAAGTTTCCTATGATGACCGATAACAATTTTATGGCAGGATTCACATTGGAGTTGCATAAGAAAGACTTAGACAATGTTTTAAAAAACGCACAATCTTTAAATGTAGAAATGCCTTTAACTTCAATGGTTACAGAATTTGTAGAAGATTTAATAAAGAGTGGAGAAGCAAAAAGCGATCATAGTGCTTTATTGAAATACTTTGAAAATCTATCCTCGTCAAAGTTAATTCGTTAG
- a CDS encoding carbohydrate ABC transporter permease, producing MSFVYKKRLTVSDWINYILLGIIAVVSLFPFVYVLSVSFTDPESYIPLKLYLFPENWSLASYKYILSTASFINSLLSTTFITVVGTILNLVFTLTMAYALTKKKVPGIKFIMGCVIFTLVFSAGIVPNYLLVKELGLLNSLWALILPNLTNAWSLIVVKSFIDNLPEELEEAAIMDGCNELGVFFKIILPLSLPVIAAFTLFFAVAHWNQYFQALVYLTDSEKWTLQVLVKSLVIDSETIGAASRGSVSGDATQPPSETIRMASIILSMLPILVIYPFLQKHFAKGVMLGSVKG from the coding sequence TTGAGTTTTGTCTATAAAAAACGACTAACGGTAAGTGATTGGATCAACTACATTTTACTGGGGATAATAGCTGTAGTTAGTTTATTTCCATTTGTATATGTATTGAGTGTTTCTTTTACAGATCCAGAGTCGTATATTCCATTAAAACTATACCTATTTCCTGAAAATTGGTCATTAGCATCCTACAAGTATATTTTATCAACTGCAAGCTTTATTAATTCTTTATTGAGTACAACTTTTATTACAGTAGTAGGTACCATTTTGAACTTAGTGTTTACGTTGACAATGGCTTATGCTTTAACGAAAAAGAAAGTGCCTGGTATCAAATTTATAATGGGTTGTGTTATTTTTACCCTTGTGTTTAGTGCTGGAATTGTACCAAATTATTTACTCGTAAAAGAATTAGGTCTGCTGAATTCTTTATGGGCACTAATTCTACCTAATTTAACGAATGCATGGAGCTTAATCGTAGTAAAAAGTTTTATAGATAATTTACCGGAAGAACTGGAGGAAGCTGCAATAATGGATGGGTGTAATGAACTAGGTGTATTTTTTAAAATTATATTGCCCTTGAGTTTGCCTGTTATTGCCGCATTTACCCTATTCTTCGCTGTAGCCCATTGGAATCAATATTTTCAAGCCTTAGTATATCTGACTGATTCTGAGAAATGGACATTGCAAGTTTTGGTGAAATCTCTTGTTATTGATTCCGAAACAATTGGTGCGGCATCAAGAGGATCTGTCTCTGGTGATGCTACACAACCACCATCTGAAACTATTCGTATGGCCTCCATTATTCTGTCAATGTTGCCAATCCTAGTGATTTATCCATTTTTGCAAAAACATTTTGCTAAAGGTGTTATGTTAGGTTCTGTTAAAGGTTAA
- a CDS encoding ABC transporter permease: MNGHGVETQKLSSKSNDFLNKLIRYRYIYLLLLPGFLFLIIFKFIPMWGLILSFQEYNPFQGILGSEWIGFKNFTDLFTSEQFYMMFRNTLIINILSLVFYFPLPIILALMLNEVRHEIFKRVNQSIVYLPHFLSWVVVVSMTYFMLSADVGVLNKLLNQWEMDQVALMSDPKFFWILLTLQSIWKDAGWGTIIFLAAIAGVDPQRYEAAVMDGASRLRQIWHITLPAIRPTIVILLILRLGSMMDVGFEQVLLMYSPVVREVAEVFDTYAYTQGILRGQISVGVTVGMFKGVVGLILVVASNRIVKRLGYEGLY; this comes from the coding sequence ATGAATGGACATGGAGTTGAAACACAAAAATTATCCTCTAAATCCAATGATTTTTTAAATAAATTAATAAGGTATCGATATATCTATTTATTGTTATTACCCGGTTTTCTATTTTTGATTATCTTTAAATTTATTCCGATGTGGGGGTTAATACTATCTTTTCAAGAGTACAACCCTTTTCAAGGAATTTTGGGTAGTGAATGGATTGGATTTAAGAATTTTACTGATTTGTTTACGAGTGAACAGTTTTACATGATGTTCAGAAACACATTAATAATTAATATTTTAAGTCTCGTTTTTTATTTTCCACTTCCAATCATACTAGCGTTAATGCTTAATGAAGTTAGGCACGAAATCTTTAAGAGAGTAAATCAATCTATTGTTTATTTACCTCATTTTTTATCATGGGTAGTTGTTGTAAGTATGACTTATTTTATGCTATCAGCGGATGTGGGAGTTTTAAATAAACTATTAAATCAATGGGAAATGGATCAAGTTGCCTTAATGTCGGATCCGAAATTCTTTTGGATTTTACTAACTCTTCAGAGTATTTGGAAGGATGCAGGCTGGGGTACCATTATTTTCTTGGCAGCCATTGCTGGAGTAGACCCTCAAAGATACGAAGCTGCAGTGATGGATGGTGCTAGTAGATTGAGACAAATCTGGCATATAACACTCCCTGCCATACGGCCTACTATCGTTATATTATTAATTCTGCGTCTTGGTAGCATGATGGATGTAGGTTTTGAACAGGTTTTGCTCATGTATAGTCCGGTGGTTCGTGAAGTGGCAGAGGTGTTTGATACGTATGCTTATACGCAAGGTATATTGCGAGGTCAAATTAGTGTCGGTGTAACAGTAGGAATGTTTAAAGGAGTTGTAGGTCTAATTTTAGTTGTTGCATCAAACCGAATTGTGAAGAGATTAGGCTATGAAGGATTATATTAA
- a CDS encoding extracellular solute-binding protein has translation MTSFFRKFSLCGFIGLISCIVLIGCSNEGAGNNSDNHEEDVNMEGDDGPLKIEMMAGLFSEVPDMDNEFFTELQERTNTELEMIWVPDAEYDTRFDLVLASGDIPEVIWQIDFTKPTLLQSIDQGAFWDLAPFLGDFSEFPNLKNNVSPGIWDYVSQGDHIWGIPRSRALIEPGIKMRKDWLENYDITVPTTLEEYKEALSIIVENDPSGQGTIGVAEGVTSPLMIAFGAATPTYNDEGGMIKDILTPQYTDMVEWLNGLYEDGLMAEEFSGLNGFQKQDMLRSGRLASYTYSIYRDFPWTEDIKKVQPEGELMTIPPLEGPGGYTAQLAVGSSGAFYISKKVPEEKVMEILKYFEKTASEELTELAYYGIEGVHHEVKDGMKVLNDLGTEHINTTAMQPFTPGYQKWAEVHYPGVSKEENLAKQEEVAGYEELGKQNPFDWLYSSTWVDEWPNYQSEFDSKVTQAIVGDISMEEFRSYVENLRNDEQIKEAFIEFAESYEPFKDRELVLE, from the coding sequence ATGACTAGTTTTTTTAGGAAATTTTCCTTGTGCGGATTCATAGGTTTAATATCATGTATTGTACTGATAGGATGTTCCAATGAAGGAGCAGGAAATAACTCGGATAATCATGAAGAAGATGTGAATATGGAAGGCGATGACGGACCTTTAAAAATAGAGATGATGGCTGGATTATTCTCAGAAGTTCCTGATATGGATAATGAGTTTTTCACTGAGCTACAAGAACGAACTAATACGGAATTAGAGATGATATGGGTTCCAGATGCTGAATATGATACAAGGTTTGATTTAGTTTTGGCGTCAGGTGATATACCAGAAGTTATTTGGCAAATTGATTTCACGAAACCAACCTTATTGCAATCCATTGATCAGGGAGCTTTCTGGGACTTAGCTCCATTTCTTGGAGATTTTTCCGAATTTCCTAATCTAAAGAACAATGTGTCACCGGGAATTTGGGATTACGTGTCGCAAGGCGATCATATTTGGGGGATACCTAGGTCAAGGGCGTTGATTGAACCAGGTATTAAGATGAGAAAGGATTGGCTAGAAAATTATGATATTACAGTGCCTACGACATTAGAAGAGTATAAAGAAGCACTTTCAATAATTGTTGAAAATGATCCAAGTGGACAAGGAACAATTGGTGTAGCGGAAGGTGTTACAAGTCCCTTGATGATCGCATTTGGAGCAGCAACTCCTACCTATAATGATGAAGGTGGCATGATTAAAGATATCCTGACGCCACAATATACGGACATGGTGGAATGGTTAAATGGCCTGTATGAAGATGGGCTAATGGCAGAGGAATTTTCAGGATTAAATGGGTTCCAAAAGCAGGATATGCTTCGATCAGGTAGACTAGCTAGCTATACGTACAGTATTTATCGAGATTTTCCTTGGACAGAGGATATTAAAAAAGTTCAGCCAGAGGGGGAATTAATGACCATTCCGCCGTTAGAAGGACCTGGAGGCTACACAGCACAATTAGCGGTAGGTTCTAGTGGTGCATTCTATATTTCTAAAAAGGTACCAGAGGAAAAAGTTATGGAAATACTAAAATATTTTGAAAAGACAGCAAGTGAGGAGTTAACAGAACTTGCTTATTACGGAATTGAGGGTGTACATCATGAAGTCAAGGATGGCATGAAGGTTTTAAATGATTTAGGAACGGAACATATAAACACGACGGCTATGCAACCGTTTACCCCTGGTTATCAGAAATGGGCAGAGGTTCATTATCCAGGAGTATCCAAAGAAGAAAATTTAGCAAAACAAGAGGAAGTAGCTGGATATGAAGAGCTTGGTAAACAAAATCCCTTTGATTGGTTATATTCTTCTACCTGGGTAGATGAGTGGCCTAATTACCAAAGTGAATTTGATAGTAAAGTAACACAGGCTATTGTTGGGGACATTTCGATGGAGGAATTTAGATCCTATGTTGAAAATTTAAGAAATGACGAACAAATTAAAGAAGCATTTATTGAGTTTGCCGAGTCCTATGAACCTTTTAAAGATAGAGAATTAGTACTGGAGTAA